One Globicephala melas chromosome 6, mGloMel1.2, whole genome shotgun sequence genomic window carries:
- the KLF9 gene encoding Krueppel-like factor 9 translates to MSAAAYMDFVAAQCLVSISNRAAVPEHGGAPDAERLRLPEREVTKEHGDPGDTWKDYCTLVTIAKSLLDLNKYRPIQTPSVCSDSLESPDEDMGSDSDVTTESGSSPSHSPEERQDPGSAPSPLSLLHPGVAAKGKHASEKRHKCPYSGCGKVYGKSSHLKAHYRVHTGERPFPCTWPDCLKKFSRSDELTRHYRTHTGEKQFRCPLCEKRFMRSDHLTKHARRHTEFHPSMIKRSKKALANPL, encoded by the exons ATGTCCGCGGCCGCCTACATGGACTTCGTGGCTGCCCAGTGTCTGGTTTCCATTTCGAACCGCGCTGCGGTGCCGGAGCATGGGGGCGCTCCGGACGCCGAGCGGCTGCGACTACCTGAGCGCGAGGTGACCAAGGAGCATGGTGACCCGGGGGACACCTGGAAGGATTACTGCACGCTGGTCACCATCGCCAAGAGCTTGTTGGACCTGAACAAGTATCGACCTATCCAGACCCCCTCGGTGTGCAGCGACAGCCTGGAGAGTCCAGATGAGGATATGGGATCCGACAGCGACGTGACCACCGAATCTGGGTCGAGTCCTTCCCACAGCCCGGAGGAGAGACAGGATCCTGGCAGCGCGCCCAGCCcgctctccctcctccaccctggaGTGGCTGCGAAGGGGAAACACGCCTCCGAAAAGAGGCACAAGTGCCCCTACAGTGGCTGTGGGAAAGTCTATGGAAAATCCTCCCATCTCAAAGCCCATTACAGAGTGCATACAG GTGAACGGCCCTTTCCCTGCACGTGGCCAGACTGCCTTAAAAAGTTCTCTCGCTCCGACGAGCTGACCCGCCACTACCGGACCCACACGGGGGAGAAGCAGTTCCGCTGTCCGCTGTGTGAGAAGCGCTTCATGAGGAGCGACCACCTGACCAAGCACGCCCGGCGGCACACGGAGTTCCACCCCAGCATGATCAAGCGATCCAAAAAGGCGCTGGCCAACCCTTTGTGA